AGGTCGTGTGTCGTTAGGATCATAGTCGTTCCAAGACTTGCATTCATCTCTTTGATGAATTCCCGAATATTCGATTTCACCGCAACATCAAGCCCAATCGTAGGCTCATCGAGAAAAACAACCGGTGGGTTATGTAACAAAGACGCAGCAATATCGCACCGCACTCTCTGTCCCAGGCTTAACTTCCGGACAGGAATGTGAAGTAAAGGAGCAATGCCTAACACCTCATCAAACTTTTTTAACTGCGCTTGGAAATCTGTTTTGTTCACTTCATAGATGTCTCTGAGAAGGGTAAAGGCTTCAATGACGGCTATATCCCACCATAACTGGGTGCGTTGTCCAAAAACAACACCAATATTTTTCACATGTTGCTGTCTCTGCTTGTAAGGCACGAGTCCATTCACCGCCACTTTTCCCGCCGTTGGGGTGAGGATACCCGTTAAGATTTTAATCGTCGTCGATTTACCCGCACCATTAGGTCCAATATAACCCAGAATTTCTCCCGGCTCGACATGAAAACTGATGTTATCTACTGCTTGGACGAACTCGTATTCCCTTTTAAAAAGGTTGATGAAAGCCCCTTTCAATCCCTCCTTGCGCTTGAATGTTTTATAACTTTTGGTTAGGTTTTCGACCTCTATTAAAGCCATCACATACTCCTTGAAATGATCAAGAACCCGAACTTTCGTACCTTCGCAATCCTAAATTCCATACCAAAATCCCCAGCCCCCAGACAAGAATAGCGATAACAGGGGTTAGGTAGACGTAAAGGGTATAATCTTGTCTGCCTAAAAAGAACGTTGCGGGATAAAAGGAGGTAAACGCCAAAGGCAATATCCAACTCAGGAACACCTGTAATGCTGGACTGTAAATGGTAATCGGATATTTCGTGAATTCACGGACAGTCATCAAGGGCCAAGCGAGTGCCCCTGTTGGGTCCTTTATCCAAAAGGTCAAACTCACCAAAATCAGCACTAACCCCGCAAA
This DNA window, taken from Candidatus Poribacteria bacterium, encodes the following:
- a CDS encoding ATP-binding cassette domain-containing protein — translated: MALIEVENLTKSYKTFKRKEGLKGAFINLFKREYEFVQAVDNISFHVEPGEILGYIGPNGAGKSTTIKILTGILTPTAGKVAVNGLVPYKQRQQHVKNIGVVFGQRTQLWWDIAVIEAFTLLRDIYEVNKTDFQAQLKKFDEVLGIAPLLHIPVRKLSLGQRVRCDIAASLLHNPPVVFLDEPTIGLDVAVKSNIREFIKEMNASLGTTMILTTHDLSDIEYLCQRSLIIDQGKIIFDGNLQQAKDELARQRKIQVDLYERVDIAVIRDQLKVAELKFTRQNDYSLTISFDKDEISAIDIIQKVLDLLHPRDIKIEEPTIETVVKEIYQKRSL